A genomic stretch from Halichoerus grypus chromosome 5, mHalGry1.hap1.1, whole genome shotgun sequence includes:
- the LOC118542534 gene encoding uncharacterized protein LOC118542534, whose protein sequence is MRFPARGWHFPPRALLRWAALDELNGEAWLSCPCGALARSSGVGNRDGNQGCAAAGSLCFPHSRMSLPRWVASSSRALFNNSRTWPASSGEPTAKNVRSNPMTMYMDIKIGNKPAGRIRMLLHSDVVPMTAGPNVCSRLPSKKRNSGKLPLQLPGGRRITLLLLS, encoded by the exons ATGCGCTTCCCCGCGAGGGGCTGGCACTTTCCACCCAGGGCGCTTCTGAGGTGGGCGGCGCTGGATGAATTGAATGGAGAAGCTTGGCTTTCTTGTCCGTGTGGGGCTCTAG CACGCAGCTCCGGAGTGGGGAACCGCGATGGGAACCAAGGCTGTGCAGCCGCGGGATCTCTGTGCTTCCCGCACTCACGGATGTCGCTCCCCCGCTGGGTCGCCAGTTCCTCAAGGGCCTTATTTAACAACTCCAGAACTTGGCCTGCAAGCTCA GGAGAGCCCACGGCAAAAAACGTCCGGTCGAATCCGATGACCATGTACATGGACATCAAGATCGGGAACAAGCCGGCCGGCCGCATCCGGATGTTGCTGCATTCGGACGTTGTTCCCATGACAGCAG ggccaaATGTTTGCTCAAGGCTTCCCAGTAAGAAGAGAAATTCTGGAAAGCTCCCCCTTCAGCTTCCTGGAGGTCGCAG GATCACATTGTTGCTGCTGTCGTAG